A stretch of Eulemur rufifrons isolate Redbay chromosome 5, OSU_ERuf_1, whole genome shotgun sequence DNA encodes these proteins:
- the TTR gene encoding transthyretin yields MASHGLLLLCLAGLVFVSEAGPAGAGESKCPLMVKVLDAVRGSPAINVDVKVFKKAADETWEPFASGKTSETGELHGLTTVEKFVEGVYKVELDTKSYWKGLGISPFHEYAEVVFTANDSGLRSYTIAALLSPYSYSTTAVVTTPEQ; encoded by the exons ATGGCTTCTCATGGTCTGCTCCTCCTTTGCCTTGCTGGACTGGTGTTTGTGTCTGAGGCTGGCCCTGCG GGCGCTGGTGAATCCAAGTGTCCTCTGATGGTCAAAGTCCTAGATGCCGTCAGAGGCAGTCCTGCCATCAACGTGGATGTGAAAGTGTTCAAAAAGGCCGCTGATGAGACCTGGGAGCCATTCGCCTCTGG GAAAACCAGTGAGACTGGGGAGCTCCACGGGCTGACGACTGTTGAGAAATTTGTAGAAGGGGTATACAAAGTGGAATTAGACACCAAATCCTACTGGAAGGGACTTGGCATCTCCCCGTTCCATGAATATGCAGAG GTGGTGTTTACTGCAAATGACTCTGGCCTCCGCAGCTACACCATCGCCGCCCTGCTCAGCCCGTACTCCTACTCCACCACAGCCGTGGTCACCACCCCCGAGCAATGA